A single genomic interval of Streptomyces sp. BA2 harbors:
- a CDS encoding ABC transporter permease has protein sequence MTVHQGAHQGRVVTAAAARRRVLDANWPYQLLTFVVFATAWELYARERGGLLLPGFAETVLATAGLLTDAELWHALYVSNQALVLGFALALAVGVPAGIVLGRFRLLERYTDVYLNILLVTPMAAIIPLLVMSVGVGLTSRVLLVTVFSVVMVVVNCRAGVRQVDPSLIEMARSFGAGERQIWTRILLPGALPAVMTGVRLGIGRAVTGMVIVELLMVSDGLGGLILKYRGLLKAPQLYGSVLIILAEALLLISLAGWGERELTRWARTQTAGGTR, from the coding sequence ATGACGGTTCATCAGGGAGCCCATCAGGGACGCGTCGTGACGGCCGCGGCGGCTCGCCGACGGGTCCTGGACGCCAACTGGCCCTACCAGCTCCTCACGTTCGTGGTCTTCGCCACGGCCTGGGAGCTCTACGCCCGCGAGCGGGGCGGCCTGCTCCTGCCGGGCTTCGCCGAGACGGTCCTGGCCACGGCCGGGCTCCTCACCGACGCGGAGCTGTGGCACGCCCTGTACGTCAGCAACCAGGCGCTCGTCCTCGGCTTCGCCCTCGCCCTCGCCGTCGGCGTCCCGGCGGGTATCGTCCTCGGCCGGTTCAGGCTGCTCGAGCGGTACACGGACGTCTACCTCAACATCCTCCTCGTCACCCCCATGGCCGCGATCATTCCGCTGCTCGTGATGTCGGTGGGCGTGGGGCTGACCTCGCGGGTCCTGCTGGTCACCGTCTTCTCGGTCGTGATGGTGGTGGTGAACTGCCGGGCCGGTGTGCGACAGGTGGATCCCTCGCTGATCGAGATGGCCCGCTCCTTCGGGGCCGGCGAACGGCAGATCTGGACCCGGATCCTGCTGCCCGGCGCCCTCCCCGCGGTCATGACCGGCGTCCGGCTCGGCATCGGCCGCGCGGTCACCGGCATGGTCATCGTCGAACTGCTCATGGTCTCCGACGGGTTGGGCGGTCTGATCCTGAAGTACCGCGGCCTGCTCAAGGCGCCGCAGCTCTACGGCTCCGTCCTGATCATCCTGGCGGAGGCGCTGCTCCTGATCTCTCTCGCCGGGTGGGGCGAACGCGAGCTGACCCGATGGGCACGGACACAGACGGCAGGAGGCACTCGGTGA
- a CDS encoding ABC transporter substrate-binding protein, translating to MHDWTRVKRLAAVALLSVVTATACGGPGTHIRADGKLSFTVALIEPDLTTVPLLAAVDTLRDQGHEVDVVELAEPELAVEGLAKGDYAISAEATGPALSAIEQNAPIKIIADVVGNQWALYGSSAVSSCDDLNGRPFGIFSEGAVATAIAKDWVDAECGAGKRPDYLTIGGSDVRAQALASGEIDATPLEISDAVSLESSGATGLTKVVDFAESLPDLHPQTVYANAAFLTRHREVAQEFVTALVREHGKINADPRHLVELSKKYLPDEDQEDVATTARRYRDAKLFDAAALTRRNVQGTIDFFARAGVIARGMTTRDAADLSFIEEAS from the coding sequence ATGCATGACTGGACCCGCGTGAAACGGCTCGCCGCTGTCGCGCTCCTGTCCGTCGTCACCGCGACCGCCTGTGGCGGCCCTGGCACCCACATCCGCGCGGACGGGAAGCTCTCGTTCACCGTGGCGCTCATCGAACCGGACCTCACGACCGTGCCGCTCCTCGCGGCCGTAGACACCCTCCGCGACCAGGGGCACGAGGTCGACGTCGTGGAACTGGCGGAGCCCGAACTGGCCGTCGAGGGGCTGGCCAAGGGCGACTACGCGATCTCGGCCGAGGCGACGGGCCCCGCGTTGAGCGCCATCGAACAGAACGCCCCCATCAAGATCATCGCCGATGTCGTCGGCAACCAGTGGGCGCTGTACGGCAGTTCCGCCGTCTCGTCCTGCGACGACCTGAACGGCCGCCCGTTCGGCATCTTCAGCGAGGGCGCGGTGGCGACCGCCATCGCCAAGGACTGGGTGGACGCCGAGTGCGGTGCGGGCAAGCGCCCCGACTACCTGACCATCGGTGGCTCGGACGTGCGCGCGCAGGCCCTGGCCTCGGGGGAGATCGACGCGACGCCGCTGGAGATCTCCGACGCGGTCTCCCTGGAGTCGTCGGGCGCCACCGGGCTCACCAAGGTCGTCGACTTCGCCGAGAGCCTGCCGGACCTGCATCCGCAGACCGTGTACGCGAACGCCGCTTTCCTCACCCGACACCGGGAGGTGGCGCAGGAGTTCGTCACCGCCCTGGTGCGGGAGCACGGCAAGATCAACGCCGACCCGCGGCACCTGGTGGAACTGTCGAAGAAGTATCTGCCGGACGAGGACCAGGAGGACGTGGCGACGACCGCACGGCGCTACCGCGACGCGAAGCTCTTCGACGCGGCGGCCCTGACGCGCCGCAACGTCCAGGGCACCATCGACTTCTTCGCCCGCGCCGGCGTGATCGCACGGGGGATGACCACGCGGGACGCGGCCGACCTCAGCTTCATCGAGGAGGCGTCATGA
- a CDS encoding LacI family DNA-binding transcriptional regulator has translation MSSLVDVARAAGVAVATASRVLSGSDHPVSAKTRAKVIAAAEQLDYSPSALARAMVSPNSRLVGVLVSDIVNPYFSVIARGVDDVATRAGYVTMLSNVDRSTATEVSRLQAMRDYRAAGVVFAGSGHVDDPQRPALLKAVRQAQEQGIRAVSLADRDLGCPTITVDNHAAAHDVTDHLVALGHRRIAFVEGPPGMTVTQQRREGFLARMREAGLGESARCVPGGFDHEAGHAAALRLIARRPLPDAVLAANDEVAVGVLGALRQAGIDVPGEISVAGINDLRVARHIGLTTVSLPLYEMGSLAARHIIESAPGSGADGGATTTLSHRLVPRETTARRPPER, from the coding sequence ATGAGTTCACTGGTGGATGTCGCCCGGGCGGCGGGGGTGGCCGTGGCCACCGCGTCGCGGGTGCTGAGCGGGTCCGACCATCCCGTCTCGGCGAAGACACGCGCCAAGGTCATCGCGGCGGCCGAGCAGCTGGACTACTCGCCGAGCGCCCTCGCGCGGGCGATGGTCTCGCCCAACAGCCGCCTCGTGGGAGTACTCGTGAGCGACATCGTCAACCCGTACTTCTCCGTGATCGCCCGCGGTGTGGACGACGTGGCGACCCGGGCCGGCTACGTGACCATGCTGTCCAACGTCGACCGGAGCACGGCCACGGAGGTCAGCCGGCTGCAGGCGATGCGGGACTACCGCGCCGCGGGGGTCGTCTTCGCGGGCAGCGGTCACGTCGACGACCCGCAGAGACCGGCCCTGCTCAAGGCCGTCCGCCAGGCGCAGGAGCAGGGCATCCGGGCCGTGTCACTCGCCGACCGCGACCTCGGCTGCCCGACGATCACCGTCGACAACCACGCCGCCGCCCACGACGTCACGGACCACCTCGTCGCGCTGGGCCACCGCCGGATCGCGTTCGTCGAGGGGCCGCCCGGCATGACGGTCACCCAGCAGCGGAGGGAGGGCTTCCTCGCCCGCATGCGCGAGGCAGGCCTCGGCGAGAGCGCGCGGTGCGTGCCGGGCGGCTTCGACCACGAGGCGGGGCACGCCGCGGCCCTGCGGCTCATCGCGCGCCGGCCGCTGCCCGATGCCGTCCTCGCGGCCAATGACGAGGTCGCGGTCGGCGTGCTCGGCGCCTTGCGTCAGGCGGGCATCGACGTACCGGGCGAGATCTCCGTCGCGGGCATCAATGACCTCCGGGTCGCCCGGCACATCGGACTGACCACGGTGAGCCTCCCGCTGTACGAGATGGGTTCCCTGGCCGCCCGGCACATCATCGAGTCCGCGCCGGGCTCAGGCGCCGACGGCGGTGCGACCACCACGCTCAGCCATCGGCTCGTACCCCGGGAGACCACCGCCCGGCGCCCACCGGAGCGGTGA
- a CDS encoding carbohydrate ABC transporter permease, which produces MSTAIVVRKSGPKSRKKKWTPSQIVLTALGVLVSALWMTPLLWALFTSLKSETEAVEVPTHWVPEEWTGQAWKALFESGNITNWFVNSVVVSVCVTFIVVFVSALAGYGFARTEFRGKNVLLGLVMAGLMVSPAVLGVPLFTTVQSMGMVDTYWGMILPQCAPAAMVYILYKFFQSIPHELEEAAYIDGAGRWRVFFTIVLPLSRPSLSAVGIFTFIASWNNFLWPYMVTNNPDLMTMPNGIATVMNSYGIQWAQLMAGGLMAGLPLIVVFVFFQRQIVSGVAHTGLAGQ; this is translated from the coding sequence ATGAGCACGGCCATCGTCGTACGGAAAAGCGGCCCCAAGAGCCGCAAGAAGAAGTGGACCCCGAGCCAGATCGTGCTCACCGCGCTCGGCGTCCTGGTCTCCGCACTGTGGATGACGCCCCTGCTGTGGGCCCTGTTCACGTCCCTGAAGTCGGAGACAGAGGCCGTCGAGGTGCCCACCCACTGGGTGCCGGAGGAGTGGACGGGCCAGGCGTGGAAGGCGCTCTTCGAGAGTGGCAACATCACCAACTGGTTCGTGAACTCGGTCGTCGTCTCGGTCTGCGTCACCTTCATCGTGGTGTTCGTCAGCGCGCTCGCCGGGTACGGCTTCGCGCGCACCGAGTTCCGGGGCAAGAACGTGCTGCTCGGCCTGGTGATGGCGGGCCTGATGGTGTCGCCGGCCGTGCTCGGCGTCCCGCTCTTCACGACCGTCCAGTCCATGGGGATGGTCGACACCTACTGGGGCATGATCCTGCCGCAGTGCGCGCCCGCCGCGATGGTCTACATCCTCTACAAGTTCTTCCAGTCGATCCCGCACGAGCTGGAGGAGGCCGCGTACATCGACGGGGCCGGACGCTGGCGGGTCTTCTTCACCATCGTCCTTCCGCTGTCCAGGCCCTCGCTCTCGGCCGTCGGGATCTTCACGTTCATCGCGTCCTGGAACAACTTCCTGTGGCCGTACATGGTGACCAACAACCCCGACCTGATGACGATGCCGAACGGCATCGCGACCGTCATGAACTCCTACGGGATCCAGTGGGCGCAGCTGATGGCGGGCGGCCTTATGGCGGGGCTGCCCCTGATCGTCGTCTTCGTCTTCTTCCAGCGCCAGATCGTCAGCGGCGTGGCGCATACGGGCCTGGCCGGGCAGTAG
- a CDS encoding carbohydrate ABC transporter permease has translation MSAVDTAVAPAAVRSVPATEADSLRARLTRRVQHGGWFVAPFMVLFALFVLLPIGRGLWLSFTDANISGTGERFVGLDNYREALDSPLLWDSLGHSAYFTLLVVPCIVVLAFLLAMLAHHIERAKWLWRLCFFAPFLLPSTVAGNLWQWLFNPATGMINHVFGLDTPWLTQKSTALLAVVITTLWWTVGFSFLLFLAALQNIPRHLYEAAELDGAGAWQRMVHITLPMLRNITGLVITLQILASLQVFDQAVVMQDFGPGPEESTRTFVQYTLEEGFTAYRVGYASAISIIFFVLIAAVALGRMWLLRKREEGVR, from the coding sequence ATGAGCGCCGTCGACACCGCGGTCGCACCGGCCGCTGTACGGTCCGTCCCCGCGACGGAGGCCGATTCGCTGCGGGCCCGGCTGACCCGTCGCGTGCAGCACGGCGGCTGGTTCGTCGCCCCGTTCATGGTCCTGTTCGCGCTGTTCGTGCTGCTCCCGATCGGCCGCGGCCTGTGGCTGAGCTTCACCGACGCCAACATCTCCGGCACGGGCGAACGCTTCGTGGGCCTCGACAACTACCGCGAGGCTCTCGACAGCCCGCTCCTGTGGGACTCGCTCGGCCACAGCGCGTACTTCACCCTGCTCGTGGTGCCCTGCATCGTCGTCCTCGCGTTCCTCCTCGCGATGCTCGCCCACCACATCGAGCGCGCCAAATGGCTGTGGCGGCTGTGCTTCTTCGCCCCCTTCCTGCTGCCGTCGACGGTCGCGGGGAACCTCTGGCAGTGGCTGTTCAACCCGGCCACCGGAATGATCAACCACGTCTTCGGGCTCGACACGCCCTGGTTGACCCAGAAGTCCACCGCCCTGCTCGCCGTCGTGATCACCACCCTGTGGTGGACGGTCGGCTTCAGCTTCCTGCTCTTCCTCGCGGCGCTGCAGAACATCCCACGGCATCTGTACGAGGCCGCCGAGCTCGACGGCGCCGGTGCCTGGCAGCGGATGGTGCACATCACCCTGCCGATGCTGCGCAACATCACCGGCCTCGTGATCACGCTGCAGATACTCGCCTCGCTCCAGGTCTTCGACCAGGCCGTGGTGATGCAGGACTTCGGCCCCGGCCCTGAGGAGAGCACCAGGACCTTCGTCCAGTACACCCTCGAAGAGGGCTTCACCGCCTATCGCGTGGGCTACGCCTCGGCGATCTCCATCATCTTCTTCGTGCTCATCGCGGCCGTCGCCCTCGGCCGGATGTGGCTCCTGCGCAAGCGTGAGGAGGGCGTGCGATGA
- a CDS encoding extracellular solute-binding protein, whose protein sequence is MSPPLPSRRGVLGGIGALAVAGSFGLAAANRSASAIASDADVRVRYWNLFSGGDGANMIAMLDAFRAANPRVDVKDSTLQWGNPYYTKLAMAASGNRAPDLAVMHLGRIPGFAPGQLLDPWDVRLLAKYGVREADFDPVLWKRAVVDGKLYGLPLDIHAQLCFYRRDVCEKAGLLDAGGDLAEVTSPEDWFKALKAAKKAVKGDVHTIGIKADEPNFSWWFFLSFYTQLGGTCLSADGRDVTLDTDKATQVLEFLRRHLTDGYSTAIGIADGESFVNGSAFTWEGNWSVPVFSGAKLEYGATPLPPVFGEPATHTESHCFVLPHQSQRGGVTNEGAHQLAAYVVKNATAWARGGHIPAYLPTLDDKKYVSLKPQSEYVSAMDHMAVEPPAWFAGSTGLLAQRIGPVIASSNVGSAKPDATARRMKDVLEKLVAMKNPMEGRSATEGGSAA, encoded by the coding sequence ATGTCACCACCCCTCCCGAGCCGACGAGGTGTGCTCGGCGGCATCGGAGCGCTCGCCGTCGCGGGCAGCTTCGGACTCGCCGCCGCGAACCGCAGCGCATCCGCGATCGCGTCGGACGCGGACGTACGGGTCCGCTACTGGAACCTGTTCTCCGGCGGCGACGGCGCCAACATGATCGCGATGCTTGACGCCTTCCGCGCCGCGAACCCCCGCGTCGACGTCAAGGACTCGACCCTCCAGTGGGGCAATCCGTACTACACCAAGCTCGCGATGGCCGCCTCGGGCAATCGCGCCCCCGACCTCGCGGTGATGCACCTGGGCCGGATACCCGGCTTCGCTCCCGGACAGCTCCTCGACCCCTGGGACGTGCGGCTGCTCGCCAAGTACGGTGTGCGCGAAGCGGACTTCGACCCGGTGCTGTGGAAACGCGCCGTGGTCGACGGCAAGCTCTACGGCCTTCCCCTCGACATCCACGCCCAGCTCTGCTTCTACCGCAGGGACGTGTGCGAGAAGGCGGGACTGCTCGACGCGGGCGGGGATCTGGCCGAGGTCACCTCGCCCGAGGACTGGTTCAAGGCGCTGAAGGCCGCCAAGAAGGCCGTCAAGGGTGACGTCCACACCATCGGCATCAAGGCCGACGAGCCGAACTTCTCCTGGTGGTTCTTCCTCTCCTTCTACACCCAGCTCGGCGGCACCTGTCTCAGCGCGGACGGCCGCGACGTCACCCTCGACACGGACAAGGCCACCCAGGTCCTTGAGTTCCTGCGCCGGCACCTGACCGACGGCTACTCCACCGCGATCGGCATCGCCGACGGCGAGTCCTTCGTCAACGGCTCCGCCTTCACCTGGGAGGGCAACTGGTCGGTGCCCGTCTTCAGCGGCGCGAAGCTCGAGTACGGCGCGACGCCGCTGCCGCCCGTCTTCGGCGAACCGGCCACCCACACCGAGTCGCACTGTTTCGTCCTGCCGCACCAGTCGCAGCGCGGCGGTGTCACCAACGAGGGCGCGCACCAACTGGCCGCGTACGTCGTCAAGAACGCCACGGCCTGGGCGCGGGGCGGCCACATCCCCGCCTACCTGCCGACCCTTGACGACAAGAAGTATGTGTCGCTCAAGCCGCAGTCCGAGTACGTCTCGGCCATGGATCACATGGCGGTCGAGCCGCCCGCCTGGTTCGCGGGATCCACCGGGCTCCTCGCCCAGCGCATCGGCCCCGTCATCGCCTCCTCCAACGTCGGCTCCGCCAAGCCCGACGCCACCGCGCGGCGCATGAAGGACGTACTCGAAAAGCTGGTCGCGATGAAGAACCCGATGGAAGGCCGTTCCGCCACCGAGGGAGGGTCCGCCGCATGA